The DNA sequence CAATAAGCAGgattcaataaattcatccaattttttcaaatcgtAAGAGTCGGAAGTAAATTTGAACAACACAATACTCTTATCATCTAAGGAGTATTCATATAGCAAGTCGGAGGCACTTTGAGGTAATTCGTCCACTGTAAACTGCTCCATAATGGGAGATAAGGATTGAGAGATGTTCAAAGGTGATTCATCATTAACAGCTAAAGTGACAtcattggaaaaaaatctatcGAAAAATGGGTATTCTTCGTCAACTATCATGTTCTCCGATAATGAGAAATTATCGAACTCAAATATAGCGATAGCACTGTCAACAGATGATATGACATCTGCTGTTGAAGATATAGCGCTGATGATATCCAAGTTACTCTCTTTGTCGAGCGAAATAAAGGAGAAACTTTCCTTGGATGAATCTGCCTGCACagttttggaaagaaaacatGACAACgtgaaaacgaaaaaggCATAGAGCTGACCGAACACCATTGCTATAACTTTATGGTTCGagatttattatattgTAGTCACAGCAGTGGTTATTATCAATGTTTTTTAccctttttattattactcTAAAGTTATGAACGGTTTGCTCTTATATAAGAAATAGCgttttgtcttttcttcGTGTAATGTGACAGAATTGGGTATTGCAGAGAAATTGCAGCATAGTAAGTGCGACAATAGTCGCACTGTtgcgtttttttttttttttttttttctcatctaGAAAAACTATTATCAAATGTTCTGGCTTGAATCCCATTAAAAAACACCAATGGTTATTAAAGGGTTCACAACTAGCAGCTATGAGAAAACCCAAGGTTAAATAGACGAAATCTCTGGCGTTTTATTGTTGCTAATTCTATGTGACGGTTTTACTTGAACCGCAATAACGAAGCGCACCTCAAACGGAAGTTGCCGTGCAATTTCcataataatgatgagGTGCGTTCTTTCTGATGCCACCTATGAAGTGGCAAACGTACGACCAGTAGTTTGGTAAGGTTAAGTTTTTTCTGTTCTCATTTTAGAGTTCGACTTTGATGTCAAAacgtttcttttgtttacGAAAAGATCGTATTGACAATTGAAAAGGGATTTAAATAGCGATGTGAGATTAAGAGGTCTCCCAGTTTATTTTTCGGGCTTAACTTCTTTCAAGAGAACCTTTGATACGTAATAGATCAAAATCATCGATAAAAGGTACCTCAGATAAAACATTCATGGTTATTGTGAAGAGGTACATTCTAGGTTCTATGTATATTGCCACTTAGATAGCGCGTTTTACATCAGTTGTTGCAAAGAAGTGAAGTCATTTTCCGAACGTCCTGATTCCAGAAAATGGTTTCTTCAATAACTAGAGCTTATTTTCTAGTCATTTCCAACAGATGATTTGGTACTCTGGCCGAGTGGTCTAAGGCGTCAGGTCGAGGTCCTGATCTCTTCGGAGGCGCGGGTTCAAACCCCGCGGgtatcaatattttttgaactttttgCCCTTTAATAAAGGTTTAAGTCTGAAAGATGGCTATCGCTTTTGCGTCCATGCATTAACACTGTTCGTAGGTGGCTATTTGCTAATCTGCAAAAATATGAGAAAATCTAAGTCGTTATTGATTACTACAGCATATTCAAACGAAAgataaaaaggaaagaactCCTCATAGGGGGCTCGAACCCCTGACATTTCGGTATCCTTGCTTAAGCAAATACGCTTAAAAGCCGAACGCTCTACCAACTGAGCTAACAAGGATGagttcttcatcaattttgATTTACGGACCTATATAATACGGATGTCATTACAATCGTAATGTCTCTAGGGGGAGCAACTTGTTGTCACgacttattatttgttGGAACGAGTAGTAATTAATAATGACATGAGTTGCTATGGTAACAATCTAAATGCTTCCATCGTATATTGATGTACACCTCGTATACGTTTAAGTGTGATTGCGCCTATTGCAGAAGGAATGTTAAACGAGAAGCTCAGACAATACTGAAGCTGGGTTAAAGATCTATTAGTTGAACATGATATGGTAGGTACATATATGAGGAATATGAGTCGTCACATTTATGTATATCGACTACCGGAATCACTATTATATTGATCATAATTAATATGACCAATCGGTGTGTGTTTTATATACCTCTCttattgttggaatgaaattctaatatcatctatttaatattatattacaacatgcggtgcaagaggatggcataaaaattgagaaacagtcatccaatctaatggaagctgaaacgcaaggattgataatgtaataggataatgaatgacaacatataaaaggaaagaagataaagttataacactatgtagaactatcgattcccttttgtggattcctatatcctcgaggagaacttctagtatattctatatacctaatattatagcctttagtaacaatggaatcccaacaattatctaattacccacataattctcaatAATGAATGGCAACGTATGAAAGGAAGGAAGAAACAGCAA is a window from the Saccharomyces paradoxus chromosome VII, complete sequence genome containing:
- the VOA1 gene encoding Voa1p (ER protein that functions in assembly of the V0 sector of V-ATPase~similar to YGR106C), with protein sequence MVFGQLYAFFVFTLSCFLSKTVQADSSKESFSFISLDKESNLDIISAISSTADVISSVDSAIAIFEFDNFSLSENMIVDEEYPFFDRFFSNDVTLAVNDESPLNISQSLSPIMEQFTVDELPQSASDLLYEYSLDDKSIVLFKFTSDSYDLKKLDEFIESCLLFLEDKSGDDLTVVINSIGTFDADDNEYATEGTLSHHDNDKGKDSDDDILSSIWTEGLLMCLIVSALLLFILIIALSWISNLDITYGALEKSTNPIKKNN